The stretch of DNA GCGGAGGATTGAAGTGCTAGAGAACAAATCAGAGACTAGAAGGTCTTCAATGATAGCTCTTCAGCAGAGGATTGAACTGCTAGAGAACAAATCAGAGAATAGAAAGTCTTCAATGATAGCTCTCCAGAGGAGAATTGAAAAGATGGAGGACAGATTCGGTGAGCTGGACGAAGCTCGTGAGGGAGTCAtaggaaaggatttatctcttttgTTAAAGAGAATTACTGATTTGGAAGTTCAAAATGAGATCACGAAAAAGGATGTGGGTCTTGTTTTCGGTATGTTTCAAAATCTAATCGATATTCTTGAAGAAAAACGAAAGAATAGGAAAAACAACCGTGGAGGGACAGTAAGACAGAGGCGAGGAAAAAGTGAGAAAGAAGGATGAGGCAATAAGAGAAAGGACAAATGAAGAATCAGATAGTGAGAAAGAAGTGAAGAGTGAGTAGTGAAAGTGAAGATTCAGAGAGTGAGGAAGATAGTGAAATGGAAGAGTCAGAGAGTGAGGAAGATGATACTGAAAGTGAAGAGTCAGAGAGTGAGGAAGATGATACTGAAAGTGAAGAGTCAGAGAGTGAGGAAGATGATACTGAAAGTGAAGAGTCAGAGAGTGAGGAAGATGATTCTGAAAGTGAAGAGTCAGAGAGTGAGGAAGATGATTCTGAAAGTGAAGAGTCAGAGAGTGAGGAAGATGATTCTGAAAGTGAAGAGTCAGAGAGTGAGGAAGATGATTCTGAAAGTGAAGAGTCAGAGAGTGAGGAAGATGATTCTGAAAGTGAAGAGTCAGAGAGTGAGGAAGATGATACTGAAAGTGAAGAGTCAGAGAGTGAGGAAGATGATACTGAAAGTGAAGAGTCAGAGAGTGAGGAAGATGATACTGAAAGTGAAGAGTCAGAGAGTGAGGAAGATGATTCTGAAAGTGAAGAGTCAGAGAGTGAGGAAGATGATTCTGAAAGTGAAGAGTCAGAGAGTGAGGAAGATGATACTGAAAGTGAAGAGTCAGAGAGTGAGGAAGATGATTCTGAAAGTGAAGAGTCAGAGAGTGAGGAAGATGATACTAAAAGTGAAGAGTCAGAGAGTGAGGAAGATGATTCTGAAAGTGAAGAGTCAGAGAGTGAGGAAGATGATTCTGAAAGTGAAGAGTCAGAGAGTGAGGAAGATGATTCTGAAAGTGAA from Palaemon carinicauda isolate YSFRI2023 chromosome 5, ASM3689809v2, whole genome shotgun sequence encodes:
- the LOC137641006 gene encoding uncharacterized protein: MEESESEEDDTESEESESEEDDTESEESESEEDDTESEESESEEDDSESEESESEEDDSESEESESEEDDSESEESESEEDDSESEESESEEDDSESEESESEEDDTESEESESEEDDTESEESESEEDDTESEESESEEDDSESEESESEEDDSESEESESEEDDTESEESESEEDDSESEESESEEDDTKSEESESEEDDSESEESESEEDDSESEESESEEDDSESEESESEEDDTESEESESEEDDTESEESESEEDDTENEESGIEEDDDTTYSWDLKLCPKVDHPYFNEKGISVYRWRCIKKLKGKTLGRGTYAKVYSIPPNLCVKVASKDSSYLLLREVMHMVELQHTACRDLLGSALAGGRESS